The window TGGCGGCCGCGAGCCCGGCGCGCTCGTCGTCGGACAGGTTCTTGCCGACGGGACCGCCGAGCTCGCCCTCCTCGGAGAACGTCACGTACGCCAGGCCGCGCGCGCCGCGCTGCTTGGCCCACTCCTGCCAGGCGTCGAACTGCCGGCGCGGCTGCGATGCCCCGCCCGTCATGACGACCGCGCCCACGTACTCCGCCTGGAACACCCGGAACGGCGTGGCCTTGAAGTAGTCGGTGAGCTCGACGATCGGGTTGTCGAACCGCAGGTCCGGCTTGTCCGTGCCGTACAGGCGCATGGCCTCGTGGAACGTGATGCGCGGGATCGGTGCCGTGATCTTGTGACCGATCAGGTCCCACAGCGCGGTGAGGATCTTCTCGGCCAGCGCGATCACGTCGTCCTGCTCGACGAAGCTCATCTCGACGTCGAGCTGCGTGAACTCCGGCTGGCGGTCGGCGCGGAAGTCCTCGTCGCGGTAGCAGCGGGCGATCTGGTAGTACCGCTCCATGCCGCCGACCATGAGCAGCTGCTTGAACAGCTGGGGCGACTGCGGCAGGGCGTACCAGGAGCCGGGCGCCAGGCGGGCCGGGACCAGGAAGTCGCGCGCGCCCTCCGGGGTGGAGCGCGTCAGGGTCGGCGTCTCGATCTCGACGAAGTCCTGCTCGTCCAGCACGCGGCGCGCGGCCTGGCTCACCTTGGAGCGCAGCCGGAGCGCGGCGGCCGGGGCCGGGCGGCGCAGGTCGAGGTAGCGGTGCTTGAGGCGCGCCTCCTCGCCGATCACCTCGGTGTCCGCGAGCGCGGTGGACACCTGGAACGGCAGCGGGGCCGACTCGTTGAGCGTGACGACCTCGGTCGCGACGATCTCGATCTCGCCGGTGGCGAGGTTCGGGTTGGCGTTGCCCTCGGGGCGGCGGCCGACCTCGCCGGTGACCTGCAGCACGAACTCGGCGCGCAGCGGGTGCGCGATCTCCTCGTCGCGGATGACTACCTGGGCGATGCCCGAGGCGTCACGCAGGTCGATGAATGCCACTCCCCCGTGATCACGGCGGCGATCGACCCAGCCCGTGAGGGTGACGGTCTGGCCGATGTGCTCGGCCCGTAGTGAGCCGGCCGTGTGGGTGCGGAGCACTGAGAGGTCCTTTCAGCGTGGGGTGAGGGTCGACGAGAATTCTAGTCACCGTCACGGCTGCTTGGCGCCGCCGGACGA is drawn from Promicromonospora sp. Populi and contains these coding sequences:
- the aspS gene encoding aspartate--tRNA ligase, which gives rise to MLRTHTAGSLRAEHIGQTVTLTGWVDRRRDHGGVAFIDLRDASGIAQVVIRDEEIAHPLRAEFVLQVTGEVGRRPEGNANPNLATGEIEIVATEVVTLNESAPLPFQVSTALADTEVIGEEARLKHRYLDLRRPAPAAALRLRSKVSQAARRVLDEQDFVEIETPTLTRSTPEGARDFLVPARLAPGSWYALPQSPQLFKQLLMVGGMERYYQIARCYRDEDFRADRQPEFTQLDVEMSFVEQDDVIALAEKILTALWDLIGHKITAPIPRITFHEAMRLYGTDKPDLRFDNPIVELTDYFKATPFRVFQAEYVGAVVMTGGASQPRRQFDAWQEWAKQRGARGLAYVTFSEEGELGGPVGKNLSDDERAGLAAATGAKPGDAVFFAAGKTSEARALLGAARLEIAHKTGAIDEDAWSFVWVVDAPLFKPAGEDDDVDLGSSAWTAVHHAFTSPTPEWIDSFEKDPGEALAYAYDIVCNGNEIGGGSIRIHRRDVQERVFDVMGIGQEEAQEKFGFLLDAFAFGAPPHGGIAFGWDRIVALLTKSPSIRDVIAFPKSGGGFDPLTAAPAPITPEQRKEAGVDFTPEAAAPVAAPVA